The following coding sequences are from one Solea solea chromosome 4, fSolSol10.1, whole genome shotgun sequence window:
- the ccni2 gene encoding cyclin-I: MKNPGAAGSRRLIALLEGALVREARFWKVPVFKNGCMQGADISSSQHQEMILWLGEMSRLFQFCPETFALGVCVLNRLLSTVKAQPKYLKCIAFTSLVLAAKINEEDEVIGSVRDLVAQSGCNFSTAEILRMERIILDKLHWDLYTATPVDFIHIVS, translated from the exons ATGAAGAATCCAGGAGCAGCTGGGAGCCGTCGGCTGATCGCCTTGCTGGAGGGCGCCTTGGTCAGAGAGGCCCGCTTCTGGAAGGTGCCTGTCTTCAAGAACGGATGCATGCAG GGCGCTGATATCTCTTCGTCCCAACACCaagaaatgatcctctggctcggAGAAATGAGCAGACTGTTCCAGTTCTGTCCTGAGACGTTTGCACTAGGAGTCTGTGTTCTCAACCGCCTGCTGTCCACGGTCAAG GCCCAACCAAAATACCTGAAGTGCATCGCTTTTACCTCGCTCGTCCTCGCTGCCAAAATCAATGAAGAAGATGAG GTGATCGGTTCTGTCAGAGACCTGGTCGCGCAGAGCGGCTGCAACTTTTCAACGGCGGAGATTCTTCGCATGGAGAGGATCATTCTAGACAAGCTGCACTGGGACCTGTACACCGCCACACCGGTCGACTTCATTCACATAGTAAGTTAG